DNA from Roseomonas gilardii subsp. gilardii:
CCGGAAGCGCCGTGCGGCATGCCGGAGCCCATGAATTCAGGATGTTCCGGCCGGTGGTGCGGGCCTGGAAGCGGTGCCGGGGGTGCCCGGACGGCGGGGATGGTCTCCAAAATGTCACTTCGCTTCCCGGTCCCGGGGGCCTCGCCCGGCGGGGCCGGGGGCCGGGGCACCTTCAGGCTCCGGCCGGCCTGTCCGGCGCGGGCGGCACGGGCGGCCGGTTCTGCCGCAGCGCGGCCGCCCCCTCCGCCACCATCCGTTCCGCCAGGGCGGAAAGCTGCTTGCGGCTCGGGACACCGGAGGGGTGGACGGGCGGATGCAGCAGCACCGTGGCGCGGGCCCCGGGCAGGCGGGCCAGCCTCCAGGCATGGTCGGCGATGCCCATGTCGCCGTACCAGGCGAAGAGGGGGCGGTCGATGCGCGTCAGCGGCATGTAGCCCAGGCGGTCATAGACCACCGAGACCGGCTGCACCCATTCGGCGGCATCGGCGATGCCGAGGAAGGAGGAGCGGAAGGGCAGCACCCGGTTGCCGTCGTTGCTGGTGCCTTCGGGGAAGAGCAGCAGGTTCTCGCCCTGGGCCAGATGCTCCCGCATCGCGGCCGCCTCCTCGCCCGTCCGGGCACGGGTGCGGCTGACGAAGATGGTGCGTCCCAGCCTGGCCACGGTGCTGATCACCGGCCAGCGCCCGACCTCCGCCTTGGCGACGAAGCAGGCCTCCAGCGTGCCGCCGAGCACCAGGATGTCCAGCCAGGAACTGTGGTTGGACAGATAGAGCGCGCGCGGGCCCGCCGGTGCCGCACCCAGCACCCGCACCTCCAGCCCGAAAAGCCGGCAGGCGTTGCGCCAGAAGAAGCGGGCGAAGCGGATCTTGCCCCGCCCCGGCAGGGCCAGCAGCACCGCCTGCACCGGCATGCAGCAGAGCAGCAGGAGCAGCACACAGGACAGGCGCCGCACCGCGCGCAGGCGCCCGCCCAGCGGCCGGGGCCCCATGACATCGGAAAAGGCCCGGCCCGGCAGGGCGGGACGGTAATGCGGCGGCTGCCTGCGCCCGCCCGGCCCGGCCGGGGATGGGGCATCATCCCCGGG
Protein-coding regions in this window:
- a CDS encoding lysophospholipid acyltransferase family protein produces the protein MPQGTVPGDDAPSPAGPGGRRQPPHYRPALPGRAFSDVMGPRPLGGRLRAVRRLSCVLLLLLCCMPVQAVLLALPGRGKIRFARFFWRNACRLFGLEVRVLGAAPAGPRALYLSNHSSWLDILVLGGTLEACFVAKAEVGRWPVISTVARLGRTIFVSRTRARTGEEAAAMREHLAQGENLLLFPEGTSNDGNRVLPFRSSFLGIADAAEWVQPVSVVYDRLGYMPLTRIDRPLFAWYGDMGIADHAWRLARLPGARATVLLHPPVHPSGVPSRKQLSALAERMVAEGAAALRQNRPPVPPAPDRPAGA